Genomic DNA from Loxodonta africana isolate mLoxAfr1 chromosome 27, mLoxAfr1.hap2, whole genome shotgun sequence:
TAGCGCTGCGGCATCAACCTCACCTGGTGGCTTGTTAGAACTGCGGTATCAACCTCACCTGGTGGCTTGTTAGCGCTGCAGCATCAACCTCACCTGGCTTGTTAGAACTGCGGCGTCAACCTCACCTGGTGGCTTGTGAGCGCTGCAGCATCAACCTCACCTGGTGGCTTGTTAGAACTGCAAATTTCCAGCCCACAGCCCGGACCTTCTGGAACTCGGGGGTTAAGGCTCAGCATCGAGCCTCGGTAAACAGACGCAgctgaagtttgagaacctcTGCGCTAGGGAACCAGAGGTCAGCACGACGAGGGCGGCGACTCCCACCGCGAACTTTAACGGAGGCCAGCACGGCTCCTGACCTGAACCGGGAGCTCAAATTTCGAGGCAGGAGGTGCTGAGGGGCGCCCGTCGAGTCAGGGGCTTGTTTTGCGCCTGCCAGACACCTCGATTTTACTTGCATCACCCGCGGTTTCGAGGGCGACGGATGGCCATTATCTCTCCAGCTCCCGCCCCTCCGTGCCGCCACTGTGCCGCCGGAGAGGAACAGGGACCGGAGGGAGGACCCGAGCGCGGGCacgaagcccggcgccaaggctGCGGTTCCGGCCGCATCTGCAGCCGCCACGACCTTTACCGCCGGCCAGGAGCCCCCAGGACGCCCGGTACCAGCGGGTGCGCTCCCTGACGGGAATTGCGGTCCCGGAAGTCCCGAGGGCTGCAGGCTTTCCTGGCTCTCTCGCCTCCGGAAAACTACAAATCCCAAGATTCCTGGCGCCAGGGGGTCACGTGGGAGGGGCGGTGGGCGCGACTAAATAGTCTCCAATCGGCCATTTTGTGGGAGAAGCCGCAGCGCCGCCTCTTCTCTCGCGTCGTCCCctccgtcgccgccgccgcctctTCCTCCGCCTCCTCCTTCGCCTCTTCCTGCCTCCTCCCGGCTTCCGCCGCCGCAGACGCTGCAGCCGAGTCCGAGCCCGAGGCGAAGCTTTTCCGCACTCATTTCCGTTTCCTCGCCCCTGCAGCCTCCTGACACGGTGATCCGGGCGGGCCCCGCGGGCGTTTTATCCCCTCACCGGCCTCACACTAGTGTCGCATGTCCACTATccagaacctccaatctttcggtaAGGGCCCCCGCCGCCGCGCCCCTCGCCTTCTCCGCGCGCCCGGCCGTCTGGCCGCCCCCGCCCGCCCTCCCCGGGCCGCCGCCGGGGCAGCACCCGAGGGCCGCCTCCGCCCTCCCGCCCCCGAGTGGGCTTTGTCTCGGTGCCCGGAAGATGGCGACGGGGCCCCGGCGACCGGCTCCAGGAACGGTCGCCGCCGCTGCTCCCCGACGCTGCTCCGTGGGCGCCCGCCGCCGTGACCCCGCGACCCCGGCCCCCCACCGAATGACCGGCCCCCCGACCACGCTGCGTGGACCCCGGCCGCCTGCCGCCCGCGACCCCGCGACCCCGGCTCCCCGCCGCCCGTGACCCCGCGACCCCCGTGACCCCGGTCCCTGGAGGCCTCGGCGACCCCCGTCCGCGGGGCCCGGGGATGCGCCCCCACCAGCGGTGGGCCCCGTGTTTGAGCGGCCTTGGGGTCACCGAGATGCAGATCCCAGGCCCCTGGCCCGTCGCGGGGCTCAGTGGTCCGGTCTGCTTTGCTTGTCTGGTGGTTTGTGGGGTCGAAGTGTGGACGTCTaacacccacccacctgtacctGGGCGGCCAGGGCGTAGTTAGGGTGAAATGACTACAGTGGGCACATTTGGATGTTTTCTGGTGACACGAGAATGTAATCGAGATGACGCATGTTTTTATAGTGCATATAAGATTAAGGTTTTAACATCTCTTTATTCTCCTTAGAGGACCGCGTACCTATAACTATTTCTTTTTACGTTACAACGGGTATAtctccttgtttttttctgttctttgcgATGGGGTACGTGGGAGGCTATGACAATACCCCACTCtcatacagggtcgctgtgagtcgggatggactcgacagcaacggaatTTCTGTTCTTCCCTATACCCCCTGCAAAAAAGCATAGACACCAGAACCTGCCTTGCTTACTGACTGGATTTGTACCGTACTTTGTTTCTGGAAAGCACTAAACTATATCTTTTTGCTTTGGATTTTTTCGTATCCGTTTGTAGACCCCTTTGCTGATGCAACTAAGGGTGACGACTTACTCCCGGCAGGGACTGAAGATTACATCCACATAAGAATCCAGCAGCGGAACGGCAGGAAGACACTGACGACTGTTCAGGGCATCGCAGATGATTACGACAAAAAGAAACTGGTGAAGGCTTTCAAAAAGGTAAGGGTGTTAGAGAGAAAAAGACACAAATTTAGTTATTGATGCAGACCTCTGAATTGGATACGGCTCTCATATTTAGTTCAATATATCAGTGTGTATGAAATGACTGGACCCAAGAAAGCTTTGTTCACTCTTGAAATTGACAACCAGATATTTGGTTATTCTCCCAGAATGGGAGTCCCATTTTAAAATGAGATTTACCTGACTTTTAAGTAAGCAGTAAAACTTTATACAGTGTGAAATATTTAGTTCTTGATGTCTCATATAAATCGGTTAGAGTTTTATGTGACCTGCCAATTTGTTTTTAAGTTAATTAGAGGGCTTCAGAACTACAGGGACGAGACCTGCTTATTAAGTGTATAAAAACAAACATACTGAAATAGTTAATTTTAGTTTTATGGTGGAACTTACTGTATCTGGTCCAATTTATGTACGTCTCCAGAAGTTTGCCTGTAACGGTACTGTGATTGAACATCCTGAGTACGGGGAGGTTATTCAGCTTCAAGGCgaccaaagaaaaaatatttgccagTTTCTCTTGGAGGTAAGTGATGGGGCGCTTTATGTGCAACCTGGAGATTTCTTGTAAAGTTGTATTTAAAGGCAACGTTAATAATTTCCTATTTTGTAAAGAACGTGTGATTGAAGTAAATCAGCTAAATAAAATAATAGTATTTAATTTGAAGGCAGAAAGACTTTAATCCAGTTTTTTTCTGCATCATTAGAATGACCTGATAGTTCCTATGTCTGTGCAGGGTGTTTCTTGGCAGGTAAAGGTTCTCAGATGTGTGCGGAATTGTCATTA
This window encodes:
- the EIF1B gene encoding eukaryotic translation initiation factor 1b gives rise to the protein MSTIQNLQSFDPFADATKGDDLLPAGTEDYIHIRIQQRNGRKTLTTVQGIADDYDKKKLVKAFKKKFACNGTVIEHPEYGEVIQLQGDQRKNICQFLLEVGIVKEEQLKVHGF